A single region of the Drosophila miranda strain MSH22 chromosome 2, D.miranda_PacBio2.1, whole genome shotgun sequence genome encodes:
- the LOC108155205 gene encoding protein suppressor of variegation 3-7: MWNSHITIKNEENILEEAYTIAEADVKPDLTKQPRIQRFAMPLKRQFLPYMKPAPQNREELLQSITHNREQLAAFFQNVSPVSAFCQRRQTDCTVAAVPTSISEPPAPVQQRNSYDLFFESACISVKGLPPKLAAEAKSRISQIITEFEIRAISEEEAKVEAQTRAAIGARDPSHARTVGGELSVRKRSAMFHTSE; this comes from the exons ATGTGGAATAGCCACATAACAATAAAGAACGAGGAAAACATATTGGAAGAGGCATACACCATCGCCGAAGCCGATGTAAAG CCGGATTTAACCAAACAGCCTCGAATTCAACGCTTCGCCATGCCCCTGAAACGCCAATTTCTGCCGTACATGAAGCCAGCGCCACAGAATCGAGAGGAGCTGCTACAGAGCATTACGCATAACCGTGAGCAACTGGCAGCCTTCTTTCAGAATGTGTCGCCAGTGTCGGCATTCTGTCAGCGTCGGCAGACTGATTGTACTGTTGCAGCTGTACCCACATCAATTAGTGAACCCCCTGCGCCCGTGCAGCAACGCAATAGCTACGATTTGTTCTTTGAGAGCGCCTGCATCAGCGTCAAGGGCCTGCCGCCGAAACTGGCAGCCGAGGCCAAGAGTCGTATTTCCCAGATCATCACCGAGTTCGAGATCCGTGCCATTTCCGAAGAGGAAGCCAAAGTCGAGGCACAAACAAGAGCTGCCATCGGGGCCAGAGATCCTAGCCATGCACGTACAGTAGGTGGGGAGTTATCTGTACGTAAACGTTCAGCCATGTTTCACACTTCAGAGTAG
- the LOC108155201 gene encoding protein suppressor of variegation 3-7: MSLSENTSVIEWKEGRVKSVRKIKQSVKQENDKKVGGAGAGKPKYNQRFCEKWLNLFEPWLKRSDDDPNKPFCQACQCRLDCNRCHLVRHERTTKHKRNLEALITKGEGAIRNELTVRQERSKYFQMRPMQVLKQASPAKSDVNEPDHLEAVSPEPIATTVHVITTEIDALPSGIDHASHSITCPVSKQEILSESEANNKPNVESHSGILQEANALGTDSAMTTKRTTGSSASNQEGLKLLMQIHQDKNELMESFRELMGSSQSTHPPPPKEKNHVDLFFESVSSSVKALSPKLMAEAKMRVSQLICELELRGLNDNSTNGDVIEMPLETPPASLYLLRQSSSGCAVVQQPHFDGLS; this comes from the exons ATGAGTTTGTCCGAAAATACTTCCGTCATAGAATG GAAGGAGGGCAGGGTGAAATCGGTACGAAAGATCAAACAATCCGTTAAGCAGGAAAACGACAAGAAGGTTGGAGGCGCTGGCGCCGGAAAACCAAAGTATAATCAAAGGTTTTGCGAGAAGTGGCTAAACCTATTCGAGCCGTGGTTGAAACGTTCCGACGATGATCCGAATAAGCCCTTCTGTCAAGCCTGCCAATGCCGCCTGGACTGCAATCGATGTCATCTCGTCCGGCACGAGCGAACCACGAAGCACAAGCGAAATCTGGAGGCCCTGATTACCAAAGGCGAGGGAGCGATACGAAACGAGTTGACTGTGCGGCAAGAACGGAGTAAATACTTTCAGATGCGGCCCATGCAAGTGCTCAAGCAGGCATCACCTGCAAAGTCTGATGTGAATGAACCTGATCACCTGGAAGCTGTGTCTCCGGAACCTATCGCCACCACCGTGCACGTAATAACCACCGAAATCGATGCATTACCAAGTGGTATTGATCACGCGAGTCACAGCATCACGTGTCCCGTCTCCAAACAAGAAATTCTATCAGAGTCGGAGGCAAACAACAAGCCAAATGTCGAATCTCATTCGGGAATTCTGCAAGAGGCCAATGCGTTGGGGACCGACTCGGCGATGACCACAAAGCGCACCACCGGCTCTTCCGCATCTAATCAGGAGGGTCTCAAGCTGCTGATGCAAATTCATCAGGATAAAAACGAGCTGATGGAATCCTTCCGTGAACTGATGGGGAGCAGCCAGTCGACGCACCCCCCGCCACCCAAGGAGAAAAACCACGTAGACCTGTTCTTCGAGAGCGTCAGCTCCAGTGTGAAGGCTCTGTCGCCGAAGCTTATGGCGGAAGCCAAAATGCGCGTCTCGCAGCTCATTTGCGAGCTGGAGCTGCGGGGCCTTAATGATAATAGTACAAACGGGGATGTCATTGAGATGCCCCTGGAGACGCCACCAGCTAGCTTGTATCTGCTCAGGCAGAGCAGCAGTGGATGTGCTGTGGTGCAGCAACCACACTTTGATGGCCTCAGCTGA